The Streptomyces sp. Mut1 genome window below encodes:
- a CDS encoding DNA-3-methyladenine glycosylase I, with product MTGEAVAAADGELRCPWGLSTEDYLWYHDTEWGRPVRGDDALFERLCLEAFQSGLSWLTILRRREGFRSAFARFSIPAVAAFTDADRERLLADEGIIRNRAKVDATMANARTLAGWRAGELDELIWSYAPDPVGRPAPKTLADVPAVTTESTALAKELKKRGLRFIGPTTAYALMQACGLVDDHLADCVSRPTPA from the coding sequence ATGACCGGCGAGGCCGTGGCGGCGGCCGACGGCGAGCTGCGCTGCCCCTGGGGCCTGTCCACCGAGGACTACCTCTGGTACCACGACACCGAGTGGGGCCGCCCGGTCCGCGGCGACGACGCCCTGTTCGAGCGGCTGTGCCTGGAGGCGTTCCAGTCCGGGCTGTCCTGGCTGACGATCCTGCGCCGCCGGGAGGGCTTCCGCAGCGCGTTCGCCCGGTTCAGCATCCCGGCGGTGGCGGCGTTCACGGACGCGGACCGCGAGCGGCTGCTGGCCGACGAGGGCATCATCCGCAACCGGGCGAAGGTCGACGCGACCATGGCCAACGCCCGGACGCTGGCGGGCTGGCGGGCTGGCGAGCTGGACGAGCTGATCTGGTCGTACGCCCCGGACCCGGTGGGCCGGCCGGCCCCGAAGACCCTCGCGGACGTACCGGCGGTCACCACCGAGTCGACGGCCCTGGCGAAGGAACTGAAGAAGCGGGGGCTGCGGTTCATCGGTCCGACCACGGCCTACGCACTGATGCAGGCGTGCGGGCTGGTCGACGACCACCTCGCCGACTGCGTCTCCCGCCCCACCCCCGCGTAA
- the chcB gene encoding 2-cyclohexenylcarbonyl CoA isomerase: protein MADHDDAVLYDLSDGLATITINRPDAMNAMNTAAKVALRDALRTAGADTGVRAVLLTASGGRAFCVGQDLKEHLTKLAEAQAPGGGNALSTVSEHYNPIVRALTEMPKPVVAGINGAAAGAGFGFALACDYRVAADTASFNTSFAGVALTADSGVSWTLPRLIGHSRAADLLLFPRSISAQDAHGLGIVNKLVPAADLAAEAAAVARALADGPTVAYAALKESLAFGAGHTLGEALEKEDELQTKAGVSEDHSIAVRAFLAKEKPKYLGR, encoded by the coding sequence ATGGCCGATCACGACGACGCGGTGCTCTACGACCTCAGCGACGGGCTCGCGACGATCACGATCAACCGCCCCGACGCGATGAACGCCATGAACACCGCGGCCAAGGTCGCGCTGCGCGACGCCCTGCGGACGGCCGGCGCCGACACCGGCGTACGGGCCGTGCTGCTCACCGCGTCCGGCGGGAGGGCCTTCTGCGTGGGCCAGGACCTCAAGGAGCACCTGACCAAGCTCGCGGAGGCCCAGGCGCCGGGCGGCGGCAACGCGCTCAGCACGGTGAGCGAGCACTACAACCCGATCGTGCGGGCCCTCACCGAGATGCCGAAGCCGGTCGTGGCCGGGATCAACGGGGCCGCCGCCGGCGCGGGCTTCGGCTTCGCGCTCGCCTGCGACTACCGGGTGGCCGCCGACACCGCCTCGTTCAACACCTCGTTCGCCGGGGTGGCCCTGACCGCGGACTCGGGCGTCTCCTGGACCCTGCCCCGGCTGATCGGCCACAGCCGCGCCGCCGACCTGCTGCTCTTCCCGCGCTCCATCTCGGCGCAGGACGCCCACGGCCTGGGCATCGTCAACAAGCTGGTGCCCGCGGCCGATCTCGCCGCCGAGGCCGCCGCCGTGGCCCGCGCCCTGGCCGACGGGCCGACGGTGGCGTACGCGGCGCTCAAGGAATCGCTCGCCTTCGGCGCCGGGCACACCCTGGGCGAGGCGCTGGAGAAGGAGGACGAGCTCCAGACGAAGGCGGGCGTGTCCGAGGACCACTCCATCGCGGTGCGGGCCTTCCTCGCCAAGGAGAAGCCGAAGTATCTCGGGCGGTAG
- a CDS encoding DUF3117 domain-containing protein has product MAAMKPRTGDGPLEVTKEGRGIVMRVPLEGGGRLVVELTPDEADALGDALKKVVG; this is encoded by the coding sequence ATGGCGGCCATGAAGCCGCGGACGGGCGACGGCCCGCTCGAGGTGACAAAGGAGGGGCGGGGCATCGTCATGCGCGTTCCGCTCGAAGGCGGCGGTCGGCTTGTCGTGGAGCTGACTCCGGACGAGGCCGATGCCCTCGGCGATGCCCTCAAGAAGGTCGTCGGCTGA
- a CDS encoding O-methyltransferase, producing MRQLRGQERVITANRQTSWAFADAFVAEDEALRWARDRARDAGLRSVSPGTGAALRLLAATTDAKAVAEIGTGTGVSGIYLLHGMRPDGVLTTVDPEPERQQFAREAFRAAGFAANRSRFIPGRALDVLPRLADGGYDLVFCDGDRMESLDCLAESLRLLRPGGLVCFEGVFADGRTVDSAAQPAEVLRLRELLRAVRESQELMATLLPVGDGLLCAVRRG from the coding sequence TTGCGCCAACTAAGGGGACAGGAGAGGGTCATTACCGCCAACCGGCAGACGAGCTGGGCGTTCGCCGACGCCTTTGTCGCCGAGGACGAAGCACTGCGCTGGGCCCGGGACCGTGCCCGGGACGCGGGGCTCCGCTCGGTGTCGCCAGGCACCGGCGCAGCGCTGCGCCTGCTCGCTGCCACGACGGACGCCAAAGCCGTGGCGGAAATCGGCACCGGCACCGGCGTGTCCGGCATCTATCTGCTGCACGGGATGCGGCCGGACGGGGTGCTGACCACGGTCGACCCGGAGCCCGAGCGCCAGCAGTTCGCCCGTGAGGCCTTCCGGGCCGCGGGCTTCGCCGCCAACCGCTCCCGCTTCATCCCCGGCCGCGCGCTCGACGTGCTCCCCCGGCTCGCGGACGGCGGTTACGACCTCGTCTTCTGCGACGGCGACCGCATGGAGAGCCTGGACTGCCTCGCTGAATCGTTGCGCCTTCTGCGGCCCGGAGGCCTGGTCTGCTTCGAGGGCGTCTTCGCGGACGGCCGTACGGTCGACTCCGCGGCCCAGCCCGCGGAGGTGCTGCGGCTGCGCGAGCTGCTGCGCGCGGTCCGCGAGAGCCAGGAGCTGATGGCGACCCTGCTGCCGGTGGGTGACGGCCTGCTCTGCGCGGTCCGCCGGGGCTGA
- the sigE gene encoding RNA polymerase sigma factor SigE: MVGVPLDTTRADRGGAAAPVDRGGVLRRFLRSAGEPKSVTDIADRSSNDSAPTATFASDAESQAWTPPTWEEIVSTHSGRVYRLAYRLTGNQHDAEDLTQEVFVRVFRSLSTYTPGTFEGWLHRITTNLFLDMVRRKQRIRFDSLGDDAAERLPSREPSPQQVFNDTHFDADVQQALDTLAPEFRAAVVLCDIEGLSYEEIAATLGVKLGTVRSRIHRGRSHLRKALRHRSPEARAEQRSLAGALLAGEGGTA, from the coding sequence ATGGTAGGGGTTCCACTGGACACCACCAGAGCCGACAGGGGAGGTGCGGCTGCGCCTGTGGATCGGGGAGGAGTGCTGCGGCGCTTTCTCAGGTCGGCGGGTGAGCCGAAATCCGTGACCGACATTGCTGACCGTTCTTCCAACGACTCCGCACCGACCGCGACCTTCGCCTCAGATGCGGAATCCCAGGCGTGGACCCCGCCCACATGGGAAGAGATCGTCAGCACGCACAGCGGTCGTGTCTACCGCCTTGCCTACCGGCTGACAGGAAACCAGCACGACGCCGAGGACCTCACGCAGGAGGTCTTCGTCCGTGTCTTCCGTTCGCTGTCGACGTACACGCCCGGCACCTTCGAGGGCTGGCTGCACCGCATCACGACCAACCTCTTCCTGGACATGGTCCGCCGCAAGCAGCGCATCCGCTTCGACTCCCTCGGGGACGACGCGGCCGAGCGCCTGCCCAGCCGCGAGCCCTCCCCCCAGCAAGTGTTCAACGACACCCACTTCGACGCGGACGTCCAGCAGGCGCTGGACACCCTCGCGCCCGAGTTCCGGGCCGCCGTCGTGCTCTGTGACATCGAGGGACTGTCGTACGAGGAGATCGCCGCGACGCTCGGCGTGAAGCTCGGTACGGTGCGCAGCCGCATCCACCGCGGGCGTTCCCACCTGCGCAAGGCGCTGCGGCACCGCTCGCCCGAGGCGCGCGCCGAGCAGCGCTCGCTGGCGGGCGCCCTCCTGGCAGGGGAGGGCGGCACGGCGTGA
- a CDS encoding anti-sigma factor family protein → MSGTVPTPAEQHLGDRLAALVDGELKHDARDRVLAHLATCARCKAEAAAQRRLKDVFAQAAPPSPSEGFLARLQGLPGGPPGGDDDRQGRPLGGSGRFGDGPVPGTRPANGRADLTPGGGPLDGFGYLPTVHGSGTALPAGPAGSVFRIHEVGREADRSPWRGRRFAFAAASAVSLAAIALGGALPTSTGSDANTRAGGSGNTVTPVDANTRAGTGATAGRRSGSGQGSLTAQRRDDLPVSLVVNTAPPAYTPAPSLLATGRLTASPFGLSLRSDESEPALIRPGGADSLLTHALGSGLDPVLPVRSATSFLPPTSAAAKPASSDHGLPLSPRR, encoded by the coding sequence GTGAGCGGCACAGTTCCGACCCCCGCGGAACAACACCTGGGGGACCGCCTCGCCGCGCTCGTCGACGGCGAGCTCAAACACGACGCCCGCGACCGGGTCCTCGCCCACCTCGCGACCTGCGCCCGGTGCAAGGCCGAGGCGGCCGCCCAGCGCCGCCTGAAGGACGTGTTCGCGCAGGCGGCCCCTCCCTCGCCCTCCGAGGGGTTCCTGGCCCGCCTCCAGGGCCTTCCGGGCGGCCCGCCGGGTGGTGACGACGACCGTCAGGGAAGACCCCTGGGCGGCTCCGGGCGATTCGGTGACGGACCGGTGCCCGGGACGCGCCCCGCGAACGGCAGGGCCGACCTCACCCCGGGCGGCGGCCCCCTGGACGGCTTCGGCTACCTCCCGACCGTCCACGGCTCCGGCACCGCGCTCCCCGCGGGACCGGCCGGCTCCGTCTTCCGCATCCACGAGGTGGGCCGCGAGGCCGACCGCTCGCCCTGGCGGGGCCGCAGGTTCGCCTTCGCCGCCGCGAGCGCCGTCTCGCTGGCCGCCATCGCGCTCGGCGGCGCCCTGCCGACGAGCACCGGCTCCGACGCCAACACCCGCGCCGGAGGCTCCGGCAACACCGTGACCCCGGTCGACGCCAACACCCGCGCCGGTACGGGCGCCACGGCCGGCCGCCGGAGCGGTTCGGGGCAGGGATCGCTCACCGCGCAGCGCCGGGACGACCTCCCGGTCTCCCTGGTGGTGAACACCGCGCCCCCCGCGTACACCCCGGCGCCCTCGCTCCTGGCCACCGGCCGGCTGACGGCGAGCCCGTTCGGACTCTCCCTCCGCTCCGACGAGTCCGAGCCCGCGCTGATACGCCCCGGTGGGGCCGATTCCCTGCTCACCCATGCCCTGGGCAGCGGGCTCGATCCGGTCCTGCCCGTCCGCTCGGCGACGTCCTTTCTGCCGCCCACGTCGGCCGCCGCGAAACCGGCCTCCTCCGACCACGGGCTGCCGCTCTCCCCGCGTCGCTGA
- a CDS encoding trypsin-like peptidase domain-containing protein, which yields MDDGKPTEPRAKWWSRPTAGRTTPTASDEPTVQDAAPSPTDTAGAPPAPGQEPETAQREHATPGSPVAPGAAGAPDAGEAPVAVDTPRPAQPLHEPDPYSTPPYGGPGPWAPAPPVQRPTPPHGTPVPPPYAGTNGAGMTLAPADPAPAFPPPTAPQQPQEAAHAPAQHPPAPQWQSYDPWGAPRQPLVTQPGPPLPDGRRKNRRGATLVGALLLALVAGGIGGGIGAYIERNGGLTSVELPQDERDGGGRAPDSVAGIAASALPSVVTLHVSGTTESGTGTGFVLDDRGHILTNNHVVAPAGSSGEITVTFSGGETARAEVVGKDSGYDLAVVKVSGVSGLKPLPLGNSDNVQVGDPVVAIGAPFDLSNTVTSGIISAKDRPITAGGEKGDGSDVSYVNALQTDAPINPGNSGGPLVDTDAHVIGINSAIRAADSGSSAEGGQAGSIGLGFAIPINQGKRVAEELINTGKATHPVIGVTLDMKYTGDGAKVGSGARGASPVTPGGPADKAGIRPDDIITGVDGKRVHSGEELIVKIRSHRPGDRLEFTLTRGGKDLSITLTLGSATGT from the coding sequence ATGGACGACGGGAAGCCGACCGAGCCCAGGGCGAAGTGGTGGAGCCGGCCCACGGCGGGGCGCACCACCCCCACGGCGTCCGATGAGCCGACCGTCCAGGACGCGGCCCCGTCGCCGACGGACACGGCCGGCGCGCCGCCCGCACCCGGCCAGGAGCCGGAGACCGCGCAGCGGGAGCACGCGACGCCCGGGTCCCCGGTGGCGCCCGGGGCCGCCGGGGCTCCCGATGCCGGGGAAGCCCCCGTGGCCGTCGACACCCCGCGTCCCGCACAGCCCCTGCACGAGCCGGACCCGTACAGCACGCCGCCCTACGGCGGCCCCGGACCGTGGGCGCCCGCCCCTCCCGTGCAGCGGCCGACGCCCCCGCACGGCACGCCCGTACCGCCGCCGTACGCGGGGACGAACGGCGCGGGCATGACCCTCGCGCCCGCCGACCCGGCGCCCGCCTTCCCACCCCCGACGGCGCCCCAGCAGCCGCAGGAGGCCGCGCACGCGCCCGCACAGCACCCGCCGGCCCCGCAGTGGCAGAGCTACGACCCCTGGGGGGCGCCCCGGCAGCCCCTCGTCACCCAGCCGGGCCCCCCGCTCCCCGACGGCCGGCGGAAGAACCGGCGCGGTGCGACGCTGGTCGGCGCGCTGCTCCTCGCCCTGGTCGCGGGCGGGATCGGCGGCGGGATCGGCGCCTACATAGAGCGCAACGGCGGCCTCACCAGCGTCGAGCTGCCGCAGGACGAGCGGGACGGCGGCGGCCGCGCCCCGGACAGCGTGGCGGGCATCGCGGCCAGTGCCCTGCCCAGCGTGGTGACCCTGCACGTCAGCGGTACCACCGAGTCCGGCACCGGCACCGGCTTCGTCCTGGACGACCGGGGCCACATCCTCACCAACAACCACGTGGTCGCCCCGGCCGGTTCCTCCGGCGAGATCACCGTGACGTTCAGCGGGGGCGAGACCGCCAGGGCAGAGGTCGTCGGCAAGGACAGCGGCTACGACCTGGCCGTGGTCAAGGTCAGCGGCGTCTCCGGGCTGAAGCCGCTGCCGCTGGGCAACTCCGACAACGTCCAGGTCGGCGACCCGGTGGTGGCCATCGGAGCCCCGTTCGACCTGTCCAACACCGTCACCTCCGGCATCATCAGCGCCAAGGACCGGCCGATCACCGCGGGCGGCGAGAAGGGCGACGGCAGCGACGTCAGTTACGTCAACGCGCTCCAGACCGACGCCCCGATCAACCCGGGCAACTCCGGCGGCCCGCTGGTGGACACCGACGCCCACGTCATCGGGATCAACAGCGCCATCCGCGCCGCCGACAGCGGCTCCTCGGCCGAGGGCGGGCAGGCCGGGTCCATCGGCCTCGGCTTCGCCATCCCGATCAACCAGGGCAAGCGCGTCGCCGAGGAGCTGATCAACACCGGCAAGGCGACCCACCCCGTGATCGGTGTCACTCTCGACATGAAGTACACCGGGGACGGCGCCAAGGTCGGGTCGGGCGCCCGGGGCGCCTCGCCCGTGACACCGGGCGGTCCGGCGGACAAGGCGGGCATCAGGCCGGACGACATCATCACCGGGGTGGACGGGAAGCGGGTGCACAGCGGCGAGGAGCTGATAGTCAAGATCCGCTCGCACCGGCCGGGGGACCGTCTTGAGTTCACCCTGACCCGTGGTGGTAAAGACCTGTCCATAACTTTGACCCTGGGGTCGGCAACCGGCACGTGA
- a CDS encoding sec-independent translocase, with amino-acid sequence MFNDIGALELLTLAILGVLIFGPDKLPKVIQDASRFIRKIREFSESAKEDIRTELGPEFKDFEFEDLNPKTFVRKQLMDGNDDLGLKEIRESFDLRKEVTEITDVVNGRSTESVEAKTGVSGGASVTAANGSKGAPDLLKKGGQPPKDTPPPFDADAT; translated from the coding sequence GTGTTCAACGACATAGGCGCACTGGAGCTGCTGACGCTCGCGATTCTCGGCGTGCTCATCTTCGGTCCGGACAAGCTGCCCAAGGTCATCCAGGATGCCTCCCGCTTCATCCGCAAGATCCGTGAGTTCTCGGAGAGCGCCAAGGAAGACATCCGCACGGAGCTCGGGCCGGAGTTCAAGGACTTCGAGTTCGAGGACCTCAACCCCAAGACGTTCGTCCGCAAGCAGCTCATGGACGGCAACGACGACCTGGGGCTGAAGGAGATCCGCGAGAGCTTCGACCTGCGCAAGGAAGTCACCGAGATCACCGATGTGGTGAACGGGCGGAGCACGGAGTCCGTCGAGGCGAAGACCGGCGTGTCGGGCGGTGCGTCCGTCACCGCGGCGAACGGCTCGAAGGGCGCCCCCGACCTGCTCAAGAAGGGCGGGCAGCCGCCGAAGGACACCCCGCCGCCGTTCGACGCGGACGCCACCTGA
- a CDS encoding Mrp/NBP35 family ATP-binding protein, translating to MATEDAVLEALATVNDPEIHRPITELGMVKSVDIDPDGVVAVTVYLTVSGCPMRETITRNVTEAVALVEGVSRVEVTLDVMSDEQRKDLAASLRGGTAEREVPFAKPGSLTRVYAVASGKGGVGKSSVTVNLAAAMAADGLKVGVVDADIYGHSVPRMLGADGKPTQVENMIMPPSAHGVKVISIGMFTPGNAPVVWRGPMLHRALQQFLADVYWGDLDVLLLDLPPGTGDIAISVAQLVPNAEILVVTTPQQAAAEVAERAGSIAVQTHQKIVGVVENMSGMPCPHCDEMVDVFGSGGGARVAEGLTKTVGAEVPVLGSIPIDVRLREGGDEGKPVVLSDPDSPAGKALRTIAGKLGGRQRGLSGMSLGITPRNKF from the coding sequence ATGGCTACGGAAGACGCGGTGCTTGAGGCACTGGCGACAGTGAACGACCCGGAGATCCACCGCCCGATCACCGAGCTGGGCATGGTGAAATCGGTCGACATCGATCCTGACGGTGTGGTCGCTGTCACGGTGTACCTCACCGTCTCCGGCTGTCCGATGCGCGAGACGATCACCAGGAACGTGACCGAGGCGGTGGCCCTCGTCGAGGGCGTCTCGCGGGTCGAGGTGACCCTCGACGTCATGAGCGACGAGCAGCGCAAGGACCTCGCGGCGTCGCTGCGCGGCGGTACGGCCGAGCGCGAGGTGCCCTTCGCCAAGCCCGGCTCGCTGACCCGGGTGTACGCGGTCGCCTCCGGCAAGGGCGGCGTCGGCAAGTCCTCGGTGACGGTGAACCTCGCGGCGGCGATGGCGGCGGACGGGCTCAAGGTCGGCGTCGTGGACGCGGACATCTACGGGCACAGCGTGCCGCGGATGCTCGGTGCGGACGGCAAGCCCACCCAGGTCGAGAACATGATCATGCCGCCGTCCGCGCACGGCGTGAAGGTCATCTCCATCGGCATGTTCACCCCGGGCAACGCCCCCGTGGTGTGGCGCGGCCCGATGCTGCACCGCGCGCTCCAGCAGTTCCTCGCCGATGTGTACTGGGGCGACCTGGACGTCCTGCTGCTCGACCTGCCGCCGGGCACCGGTGACATCGCGATCTCGGTCGCCCAGCTCGTGCCGAACGCGGAGATCCTGGTCGTCACGACCCCTCAGCAGGCCGCGGCCGAGGTGGCCGAGCGGGCCGGTTCGATCGCCGTCCAGACCCACCAGAAGATCGTCGGCGTCGTCGAGAACATGTCCGGCATGCCGTGCCCGCACTGCGACGAGATGGTCGACGTGTTCGGCTCCGGCGGCGGCGCCCGGGTCGCCGAGGGGCTGACGAAGACGGTCGGCGCCGAGGTGCCGGTGCTCGGCTCCATCCCGATCGACGTACGGCTGCGTGAGGGCGGCGACGAGGGCAAGCCCGTCGTGCTGTCCGACCCCGACTCCCCCGCCGGCAAGGCACTGCGCACCATCGCGGGCAAGCTGGGCGGCCGTCAGCGCGGCCTGTCGGGCATGTCGCTGGGCATCACCCCGCGCAACAAGTTCTGA